The genomic stretch ATGTTGTTAGAAAATTTATGcatttccctattttttttaatctaatgaGATTTTACTGAATTGACAAATGCAGCCTGAAATAAATCCTGTGCGATAATGAATCTTGCTATttgtttatgtttaaaaaaatctatttagctgtatttttaagtaaCTAGAGGCCAAACACAGATCCATTTGTAGTCTGTTCTACATATAGGTTACCATAACTAGAATCTAATCCAGAGGtatatttttcagttctctgaAATTTCAGATGTGTTTAGTGGGTACTACAGTAGCTATGTACAGTAGctatgacaatttttttttactgttttggtTGAAATACTCATTTAGATCCAAGAAAATTTAATGGAGCTATCCACTGAGTAGGCTTTCTAGATGAATCTAAATTACTTTATGCCTTACAGAATCAAATCCTGTAGTgcccttctgttttctgtcctATCACCTGGACTAACAAGATTACCTGATCTATATGGACAAACCATGTTAGTATCTGTAGCAAGCCTAGGGTCAAAAAGGAGATATTTTTGTATGGAATGCCCCTAAGCAGTAAGATTCAATATTGCTGCAAACATGGATTAGTCTTAATTCTGACAACTGATAAAGCAAGTGCTGTCATGATCATTAAAGTCTTTGGttcttgtccttttttaaaaaaaaaagcctaaattGCTACCAATTCCTAAATTGGTCAGAGATTTATCAAGTTACTCAGTAGGACCTGGCTTGAATTATTTCACAGTAATGACCTGTTTCTAGTTTGCTTTTTGACTGTATATGTAAATAGACTTGGATGGAACTTAGAATAAGCATTTTTAAGATACTTGTTTGCTGTCATGTTACTAGTTTTAAAGGTTCTTAGTatctggtttgatttttttacagATGATACAGCTctagaggaaagaaagatttgTCTTCATGACTTGCTTTACAGTATCTGAAGAGTGAAAGCACAATGGACACTTTTTAGAGTTTTACAGAAATCAAAAATCATCTAGGAACAAGAACATTGGACTTTGAGGAATAACAGACTTTAGAGAGCCCAGAAATTGGTCACTGATAAACCCGATTTGGCCATACAGCTTGGGAATGAATACCATTGAGACAGCAAAGCTTGAAGAGCATATGGAGGGTCAAAACAATGACACTTCTAATGGTTACTCACGACCTACTCTCTCAGTCAgtgaagagaacaaaaatggCACTAGCAAACCAAAGGGCTTGTCTAATGGCTTGCggaaaacaacaaagaaatatcCTGATTACATCCAGATTGCTATGCCTGCTGAGTCTAGGAACAAATTTCCTCTGGAATGGTGGAAAACAGGCATTGCCTTTGTCTACGCTCTTTTCAACTTGATTCTAACAACTGTCATGATCACTGTGGTCCATGAGAGAGTACCTCCAAAGGAGCTAAGCCCTCCCTTGCCTGACAAATTTTTTGATTACATTGATCGTGTGAAATGGGCtttttctgtatcagaaatcaATGGAATGATACTAGTTGGGTTATGGATATTCCAGTGGCTGTTTCTTAGATACAAGTAAGTAGctatgttttttctgttttatgttttcAGAACGTTGGTTTCCCTTCTTCACTTTGGGTAGAAGAAATCTTATGGTAGCATCTGTAGCAATATTGTAGGATAGGGCTGGCAGGGAAATGGCAAAGGGATGACTTCTTTAGAAAATGTTCCAGTGTCCATGCCGGATACGGAAACACAGGCTTCTCCTGATTATtgaataatgttttttaaatctgtatttctgacACCTACGTAGTACAAGTCAAATTTATTCTGGGGTTGGGCTTTTCTAAGTGTGTTTACTGACATGGAGatgttttaaacagaagaaataatgatGTAAAAACTGATCCAAATTTGAGGAGGGAACCCACTGTGCTTTACAGCTAGACTagaagctttttcctttgtcttcatTTGCTTAAACTAGACATATTTAAGTCAAGTACGTGGTTATAATACGGGACTAAAAAGAGACGGTCACTGAGTTGAGAAAAACTGTGCCTGACTGCACACTTAAGTTAGACTGAGGCCACATTAAATTGGTTAATAACTACCACAAAGCTCCCACCAAGGCTACCTACCGTTATGAGCTAGCAAGACTAAAACctgaagaaagacttttttaatatttgatttaGAGAAGTGTGTGGTGAAGAGCAGGGGGTGGAGCTGCCCTTTCATTTCTAGGGATTTAGCTATATAATAAAGCTAGAGCTCCATAGCTGTTATATGTATATCCTGCATGTGAACTTTGTACTCaatctttttctcccccttcccttgCTTTCAGATCAATAGTGGGACGCAGGTTCTTTTTTATAATAGGAACTTTGTATCTGTACCGCTGTGTTACTATGTACGTTACCACCTTACCTGTGCCTGGAATGCATTTTCAGTGTGCGCCAAAGGTAAGAGCCTTTGCTCCCTAATTCTTGCTTTAGTCTATGCCTAAGTCCTTATGGCTTTTCAGAGCAAATAGAAGATAATGTTCCAGGTGTTATTAAATAACACAAATTACTTTCAGCTGATGTCTGCAGGACCATAGATAGCGATAAACCAAAAGTTGTGTGATACAGAAAGAGCCTCAAGCCGTTGCTGCAGTGAAGATGCTTTAAAGGAGAGTACCTATGTTGAAATAGTGTTGCTACCAAATAAACTTGCTTCTGAGGCTCAAGCTAATCGCTCTAATActgcagcaatattttttcttacatgGTGGGATACCGAAGGTCAATATTGTAAT from Gavia stellata isolate bGavSte3 chromosome 5, bGavSte3.hap2, whole genome shotgun sequence encodes the following:
- the SGMS2 gene encoding phosphatidylcholine:ceramide cholinephosphotransferase 2; the protein is MNTIETAKLEEHMEGQNNDTSNGYSRPTLSVSEENKNGTSKPKGLSNGLRKTTKKYPDYIQIAMPAESRNKFPLEWWKTGIAFVYALFNLILTTVMITVVHERVPPKELSPPLPDKFFDYIDRVKWAFSVSEINGMILVGLWIFQWLFLRYKSIVGRRFFFIIGTLYLYRCVTMYVTTLPVPGMHFQCAPKLNGDSQAKVQRILRLISGGGLSITGSHILCGDFLFSGHTVVLTLIYLFIKEYSPRHFWWYHLICWLMSAAGIICILVAHEHYTIDVIIAYYITTRLFWWYHSMANEKTLKVSSQTNFLSRAWWYPIFYFFEKNVQGSVPCSFSWPISWPPSCFKSSCKKYSRVQKTGEDNEKST